The nucleotide window GGTTATCTCAGCTGGTAAGACTTGTGATTGCAAGGCAGAAGACATAAAGGGCAAAATCGTGATGATTGGCGGAAGTCATGATGATTGCCAAGATTTTTGTAAAACCCCTTTGGGTTGGATGCCGGGATCTTTGGTCATTATCAATGCCATACACTCATTATTACATTTTGATGAAAATAAAGAAGGCTTGTGTTGGTGGAAAAAAATAAGCATTTTTACTCTGTTTGTGATTATTATATCCTTTTTTTTTACTCGATTCGATTCTTTTAAAGCATGCATTCTCTCTAATATGGCAATTGTCGTTATTCTATTATTCTTAATGATTCTCTTTCCAACTCGCCTCTTTCTCCTTAGCCCCGACGTTTTGTACAGTTTCGTTATGCCCTGGATTATTGTTAATATTTTGAATAGCCTGCTTTGCTTTAAAGATTTTATTTTTAGATCTGGAGATTGATAAATCATGAAACTGAAAAATAAATATTCGATTTTATGGACGGCAACGATCATGTTCGCAATAATTGCGGTATCTGTCTACGCTAATTTAGCAGAAAATGAAAAAAGCAAAGAAACGGTTACACTATGGGATAATAAAGTTATTAAAAACATATCACCAAAATTGGAAAATATATGTAAATGGATAACATATTTTTTGACCGAACGTCATCAGTATGAAAAACAATGTGTTAGGAAGCACCTGTATGTAAGAAACGATGGAAATGGGATATTGTCCATTCCGCTGCTGGAAGGGCCAAAGATGTTAACATCGGGAACAAGGCCATTTTATTTAACTTGGCAAGGCGGTAAACCAGCGTATCAAATTCGGCTATATCACCAATATGAACGCAGGCCCTTTATTATTCAAAAGCTGGTCGAAAATAACCTAAAGATAGATAATATCATCCTTTCACAAGGCAATTACATTATAAAAATAGAAGATGCCGAAAATAGAAAACTAAAAAAAGAATTTACCGTGGTAAACCCGAATCTGCTGCCGTGCATGCCTGACGAAGACAGACTCAGACAAAGCGGCCTGAACAAAGCCGCAAAAATTACCCTGTATGCCGCCTGGCTGGCTGCTCAAAATGATGGGAAATGGATATTCGAAAGTTATCAACGAATTGCAGGAATCACCGGCGATTACTACCCCGCATCCCTGTTGTGCAATGCCTTGGCTGAAGGTCAACGACCTGCTCTATTCCAGGGGATGAACAATGAGTAGTCAATACGCATTCAATGTCATAAAGTTAAGGAAATAACATAATCCTTTGATTTCATTGGTCTTTATGATACTTTAATAGTGATTATGCCATGATAATGATATGTAGAAAAGGAGATAAAAATGTTAAAAAATTTTCAAGAAAAGTCTAATGCTGGCATGGAACCTGCATTTCCATATTTGTGCCAAGCTTATCGAATTTTTGAAAAATATTTTATATTCGGAAGATTTTGTTAATCGAAACAAAAAATCACCCAAAGACTTTACAAGAAAACGAATTCTAACCTTTCAAACACTTATTCTTTACTTCATAAACTTGCCAAAGGGCTCATATCAGGATGAATTGGATCACTTCTTCAAGGCTTTATTTAAATCAGAGGTTGCGGTCGCAATGGTATCCAAAATGGCATTATCCCTTGCGCGAAAAAAACTAAAATATTCTGCTTTTATTGAATTGAACCCAGTGATGTCCGGTTAGTTTTTTGCATGAAAAAAAGTTCGATTTTATAGCCAATATTGTCGTTTTTTTGTTGACAAATGTGCGCAAAAATTTTGGCGTGCCTTGAAAAAATTTAATTTTCAAGGAGACCCAACATGGCGCATATCTCAATCCCTAAACATAAAATTCAGTCCCTGACTTTTGACAAGTTCAAGTTCCCTTTGGTAAAGTTGCTCACACTTGCACCCGAACTACACTCACGAGGAGACCGTCCATTAAAAATGACCTTTGAAGATCAATTAAACGCTCTGGTATACTTCCACCTCCAAGAGCACAAATCCGCCCGACATCTGATTCAAGATCTGGATGAAAATGAATTTGCCAAACAAAACATCGCTCCCGATGGTGGAATTAGCAGAAGTAGCTTCTCTGAAATAATAAATGGACGGGGCCTTGAGCAATTACAGTTCATCTTCGAAAATCTCTATAACCAGGCAGTGGGCGTGCTACCAAAAGCTCACGCTGAATTAGGTGATTTAGTCTCTATTGATGGCAGTTTGATTGATGCTGTACTCTCAATGCACTGGGCTGACTACAGAAAAAATTCTAAAAAGGCCAAAGCGCATTGTGGATTTGATATCAATCACGGCATTCCAAATAAAATATTCCTGACTGAAGGTAACGGCGGAGAGCGCCCTTTTGTGAGCCGCATCCTTTCTAAAGGGCAAACTGGTGTCATGGACCGGGGTTATCAATCTCATAAAGATTTTGATCTCCTCCAGGAAGAGAGCAAACACTTTGTCTGCCGTATTAAAGCAAGAACAACCAGGACAATAGTTAAACAAAATGCTATCAAACCCGACAGCCATGTATTCTATGATGCCGCAACGCTGCTTGGCACACCAAATCAAAACCAGACAAAAAATCCAGTACGGGTGGTCGGCTATGAGATTTCCGGGGTTAAATATTATGTTGCAACAGACCGACATGATTTAACGGCGGAACAAGTGGCAAGTGTTTATAAACTCAGGTGGACCATTGAAAATTTTTTCAAATGGTGGAAAGAACACTTAAAAGTTTACCATCTCATAGCCCGCAGTGAGTATGGTCTCATGGTTCAGATACTCGGAGGCCTTATCACATATTTACTGATGGCCATATACTGCCAGGAACAGTTTAATGAAAAAGTATCAATCAAAAGGGTCCGGCAATTGAGGACCACAATTTTGAACGAACTGATGAATGGCCAGAATCTGGACCGGGGTAATTCCAATGGGAACAATATTGTCAAAGATCAAAAAAATTTAAAGCAAGCAAAAACCTAACCGGACATCACTGAATTGAACCAGCACCTTTTTAATTTTTTTTATAAATATTTTAAAAATTCTAAAAAATGGTGCGGACTCAATCTCCTTGCGGTAGATGGTTCAACTCTTAAACTCTTTAAATATAAAAATATAGAAGATCATTTCGGCACGATGAAGCCAACGAATGGCTCCAAGGTTCCTATGGCGCGTATATCACAGATGTTTGATGTTCTAAACAAGGTAACTGTCGATGCCATTATCACCCCGTACCAAATCGGTGAAAGAGAATTGTTGTGTCAGCACATGCTAAATTTGATGCCAAATGATTTGTTGCTTTTGGACCGTGGATACCCAGCTTATTGGCTTTTTAATCTAATTTTATCAAGGGGTGGTAATTTTTGTGCCCGGATTTCTAAACAGTGGAAAATAGTACAGAATTTTATCAATTCCGGGGCAAGCGAGACCATGATAACTCTCAATGCTTCGTATCAGTCAAAAAAAGAATGCTTGGATATAGGACTTGATGTACACCCCCTACGTTTGCGTCTCATCCGTGTCGAATTGGATTCCGGCGAAATTGAAGTTCTTATTACATCACTAACCGATGAGAAACGTTATCCTAAAAAAATATTCAAGGATTTGTACCATCTACGCTGGCCAGTAGAAGTTGACTATTTATTCATGAAAGAACGTATTCAAGTCGGGAATTTTTCGGGGGAATCAGCGCTATCTGTTTATCAAGATTTCCATTCTAAGATTTTCACTAAAAATTTAATTTGGGTTCTTGCTTCACCTACTGAAGAGGCTGTAAAGCAGGCAAGTGAAGGGAACAAGCACGAACAACAGTTAAATATGACTCAGGCCATTTCAAAATCGAAAGATACGCTTATATTGCTTTTTGAAAGACCTATTGAAATGATAGCTTCACTAATTCAGCAAATCCATTCTGTTTTCATGAATGCTACTGAACCAATTCGTCCTGGTCGAAAATTCAAACGGAAACACAAAGTCAACAAACGCGAGTATCATATGAATCTAAAACCTTGTCGTTAACTTTATGACATTGAATACGCATTGAATAATGACATAAAAACCCTTCCTCTTTTCCAGCCGAAGCTGATATTAACGCTGGTTATCGTATTCTGTCTGGGAAATCTTTTGCCCGGAGACCGGAATGTGGCATGGTCGGCTGCAGAGCCCATCATAGTAACCTCGTCGGCAGACCACCGAAGCTCTCAAAGCATGGAAGCGTTCCGGCGGGGCAATTATAAACTGGCTGCGAGCCATTGGATGAAAGCTGTCAGTCTCTACAATGCATCAGGGATGATTGACGAGAAGATCAATGCCTTGATTCAGCTGGCCAATGCCTATCAGGTTTTGGGGCTGCACTGTCGTTCTTTGGAAACTCTCCGCCGTGCAGAGGAACTGACACAGGAGATCAATGATCGGGCTCGTTTGGCCGCCATTCTGGGCAGTCAAGGCAACGCGTATTTTTCGATCGGAGCGGTGAAACAAGCCGGACGTCATTTAGAGGACAGCATTGCCATGGCTCGTGAGGCAGGCAGGCCTGATATCGAAGCCGCGACCTTGAACAACCTGGGCAATCTCCTGACCGTCCAAAAAGAATATGGCGAAGCCCTTGACGAATATGACAAGTGCATCAATCTATCCAAGAAGACCGGCAATCAACTGCTTGCCACGAAAGCATTAATCAATGCTGCGAGGGCTGCGGTTCGATGGTTGAATCCCAAAGAAATGGAAACTTACCTTGAACCGGCCTTAGAGCAGACGCGAGAACTGGAGGACTCCCATGATAAAGCTTATGGACTGGTCGCCTTGGGGCAAATTTTCCACACGATTGGCTCTGAGTTTACGCACTCTCCCAATCTATGGCGAAACCGCACTTACCAGGCACTTATTGAGGCAGTCGCCATTGCTGACACAATCGGGAATCCTCGCGTGAAATCCTATGCGTTGGGTTATCTCGGGCAACTCTACGAGGATGAGAAACGCATTGATGAAGCTTTATACCTGACACGCAGAGCCATCTTCGCTGCTCAACAGGTAAGCGCTCCGGAGATCCTTTATTTGTGGCAGAGGCAAACCGGACGTCTGTTAAGGGTCAAGGGAGATATTGATGGAGCCATTGCAACATATCGGCACGCTATGAAAAATCTTCAGACAATCCGTCAGGATCTTTCCACCACTTACCAAGGCAGTGATATTTCCTTTCGAGACAGGGGCGGACAGATCTTTCTGGAGATGGCAGACTTATTGCTCAAGCGAGCTGAAACTCGCACAAATCCGACAGCTATTCAGGATGACTTGAAAGAGGTTCGGGATACAATCGAGCATTTAAGAAAAGCCGAGTTATGCGACTACTTTCAAGATCCATGCATAACGACATTGCAAGAGAAAAAAATCCAGCTTGAGCGCCTTGAAGGTATTGCAGGTCACACGGCCGTAGTATACCCGATTTTTTTTCCTGACCGCCTGGAATTACTGCTGAATCTGCCGGATGAGACGATAAAACGATTTATAGTAACAACAAACAGAAACGAGCTGAAGAAAGGGACTATAATCTTTCGCAGGGCATTAGAAAAAAACTGGAAAGAATATAAACCGTATGCCCAAAGGCTTTATAACTGGCTCATCAGGCCCCTTGAAGGTGAACTGACAGCTCGAAGAATCGACACGTTGGTCTTTATTCCAGACGACTTCCTGCGCACCATTCCCATGGCTGCCCTCCACGACGGCAACCGTTTTCTGATCGGCAAATACGCCGTGGCGATCATGCCGGGACGACTGACTTTTATTAAACCCAATTTAGTCAAAGAGGAAAAAGCCCGGCCATTGTTGACTGGCCTGACAAAATCGGTGCAAAACAATCCGCCCCTGCCAAAGGTTGCTGAGGAACTTAAAACCATTCAGGAATTATACGGAGGCAAGAAGTTGCTTGATGAGAATTTTAATATCAAAAACCTGGAGCAAGAGCTCAAAAATATTCCTTATACGATCGTCCATATGGCAACCCATGGAAAATTTAAAGATAATATCAGTGAATCCTACTTGTGGACTTACGATGGTAAACTGACCATGAATGATCTTGAAACCCTTGTCGGACTCAGTAGGTTCCGGGAAAATCCGGTGGACTTGCTGACCTTGAGTGCCTGCGAAACCGCTGCAGGGGATGACCGGGCCGCCCTCGGGCTGGCGGGTGTGGCGGTCAAGGCAGGTGCTTGTAGCGCACTTGCCTCTTTGTGGTTTGTCGGGGACGAGGTAGCGGCGCTCCTTATTCCTGAGTTCTACCGGCAACTGAAAGCACCCGGGGTGTCGAAGGCCGAGGCATTGCGGCAGGCACAGCTAAAGATGCTGACCCATGGTGTCCTTTCGGTGAGCCTGCGTGAAATTTATTCACGGGTATGTTACCAATGGTTCTCAATACAGCATGAGGTTCAGCATGAATGCTGTGAACCATAAGCCTCTGATTAATTAAAACACAGGTGTATTCAGGCAGACTGTGCCGCAAGGGTTGCAGCTGTCTCATAGTTCCAGGGCATCCATTGGGAGGGATTTTTAAACACCCGGGCAG belongs to Desulfobacula toluolica Tol2 and includes:
- a CDS encoding IS4 family transposase encodes the protein MAHISIPKHKIQSLTFDKFKFPLVKLLTLAPELHSRGDRPLKMTFEDQLNALVYFHLQEHKSARHLIQDLDENEFAKQNIAPDGGISRSSFSEIINGRGLEQLQFIFENLYNQAVGVLPKAHAELGDLVSIDGSLIDAVLSMHWADYRKNSKKAKAHCGFDINHGIPNKIFLTEGNGGERPFVSRILSKGQTGVMDRGYQSHKDFDLLQEESKHFVCRIKARTTRTIVKQNAIKPDSHVFYDAATLLGTPNQNQTKNPVRVVGYEISGVKYYVATDRHDLTAEQVASVYKLRWTIENFFKWWKEHLKVYHLIARSEYGLMVQILGGLITYLLMAIYCQEQFNEKVSIKRVRQLRTTILNELMNGQNLDRGNSNGNNIVKDQKNLKQAKT
- a CDS encoding IS4 family transposase, producing MNQHLFNFFYKYFKNSKKWCGLNLLAVDGSTLKLFKYKNIEDHFGTMKPTNGSKVPMARISQMFDVLNKVTVDAIITPYQIGERELLCQHMLNLMPNDLLLLDRGYPAYWLFNLILSRGGNFCARISKQWKIVQNFINSGASETMITLNASYQSKKECLDIGLDVHPLRLRLIRVELDSGEIEVLITSLTDEKRYPKKIFKDLYHLRWPVEVDYLFMKERIQVGNFSGESALSVYQDFHSKIFTKNLIWVLASPTEEAVKQASEGNKHEQQLNMTQAISKSKDTLILLFERPIEMIASLIQQIHSVFMNATEPIRPGRKFKRKHKVNKREYHMNLKPCR
- a CDS encoding CHAT domain-containing protein produces the protein MNNDIKTLPLFQPKLILTLVIVFCLGNLLPGDRNVAWSAAEPIIVTSSADHRSSQSMEAFRRGNYKLAASHWMKAVSLYNASGMIDEKINALIQLANAYQVLGLHCRSLETLRRAEELTQEINDRARLAAILGSQGNAYFSIGAVKQAGRHLEDSIAMAREAGRPDIEAATLNNLGNLLTVQKEYGEALDEYDKCINLSKKTGNQLLATKALINAARAAVRWLNPKEMETYLEPALEQTRELEDSHDKAYGLVALGQIFHTIGSEFTHSPNLWRNRTYQALIEAVAIADTIGNPRVKSYALGYLGQLYEDEKRIDEALYLTRRAIFAAQQVSAPEILYLWQRQTGRLLRVKGDIDGAIATYRHAMKNLQTIRQDLSTTYQGSDISFRDRGGQIFLEMADLLLKRAETRTNPTAIQDDLKEVRDTIEHLRKAELCDYFQDPCITTLQEKKIQLERLEGIAGHTAVVYPIFFPDRLELLLNLPDETIKRFIVTTNRNELKKGTIIFRRALEKNWKEYKPYAQRLYNWLIRPLEGELTARRIDTLVFIPDDFLRTIPMAALHDGNRFLIGKYAVAIMPGRLTFIKPNLVKEEKARPLLTGLTKSVQNNPPLPKVAEELKTIQELYGGKKLLDENFNIKNLEQELKNIPYTIVHMATHGKFKDNISESYLWTYDGKLTMNDLETLVGLSRFRENPVDLLTLSACETAAGDDRAALGLAGVAVKAGACSALASLWFVGDEVAALLIPEFYRQLKAPGVSKAEALRQAQLKMLTHGVLSVSLREIYSRVCYQWFSIQHEVQHECCEP